One segment of Opitutaceae bacterium DNA contains the following:
- a CDS encoding hemerythrin domain-containing protein, translated as EMAGRVAGKHGWRDTRLAAVHQTVVALAEEMFSQMRKEELILFPIVRQIEAGAADGSFHCGSIANPISVMEAEHESAGNAVARLRELTDGFAPDAESCNTHRALLAGLAEFEADLHRHVHKENNILFPKALARIPAAV; from the coding sequence GAGATGGCCGGGCGCGTCGCCGGCAAGCACGGCTGGCGCGACACCCGCCTGGCGGCGGTGCATCAGACGGTGGTCGCCCTCGCCGAGGAGATGTTCAGCCAGATGCGCAAGGAGGAGCTCATCCTGTTCCCCATCGTGCGGCAGATCGAGGCCGGGGCGGCCGACGGCAGTTTCCACTGCGGTTCGATCGCGAACCCCATCAGCGTCATGGAGGCCGAGCACGAGTCGGCCGGCAACGCGGTTGCGCGCCTGCGCGAGCTCACCGACGGTTTCGCTCCCGACGCCGAGAGCTGCAACACGCATCGCGCCCTGCTCGCGGGCCTGGCCGAGTTCGAGGCCGACCTGCACCGCCACGTGCACAAGGAGAACAACATCCTCTTCCCGAAGGCGCTCGCTCGAATTCCCGCGGCGGTGTAG